The sequence below is a genomic window from Oreochromis niloticus isolate F11D_XX linkage group LG3, O_niloticus_UMD_NMBU, whole genome shotgun sequence.
GTActgccttaaaaaaaacaaacaaaaaaaaccaaatccCTCTACTCCTTTTGGtggtcttgtgtttttttttttttggggggggggggttagctCTTGGGTGTTAGCCAATGAAAGTGCTTTTGCAGATAAAAGTTATTAATTCATAATTTTCCTTTGTGCTCCACCTCCAGTTAAACCAtgaataaagacacagagatcGACATGAAAGAAGTGGAGCTCAATGAGCTCGACCCAGAGAAGCAGCCCATGACGGGGGACGGTCAGGCTCCAGGCGGGGAGAAAAATGGCAGCGTCAAGCTGAAAGTTCCCGATGATGAGGTTACCTTCACCGGGCTGTCCAAAGAGGAGCTGATGAAGGTTGCTGGCACTCCAGGGTAAGAGCTGCAGCTAAGAGCTGTCTTCCTCTGTGGGCGTTAAAATCAGTGGACActtttacattattattttcGTTTTTCTTCCACAGATGGGTGAGGACCCGCTGGGTTCTTCTTGTCCTCTTTTGGTTGGGCTGGATTGGTATGCTTGCTGGAGCCATTGTAATCATAGTCCAGGCTCCTCGCTGCAAGTCTATCCCTGAGATGAACTGGTGGAATGAAGGGCCTCTCTACCAGATCACTGACCTTGAAGCGTTCTCTGAAGGATTGAAaggtagactttttttttttttttttttttttgggagaGCTTATGAAGAAACTTACTTTTGTTCttgcatttaaattttttttttttttttttttttattgcgcTGCCATGTTTATTCCCAAGATAAGAGTTGGAGCTTGCACTATAAAGTGCCCCAGTCTGAAATTGGGTAACATGCTCTGACTTACATGGATAAAGTCTTGTGACAGTCTCTTGGCTTTCATTAGTTCTCTGTGGCCTGTGTCAGCTGGCTAGATATCAAATTGCTGACTATGCTGCCACAGTGTGACTAAAGGTCTTAagaccattttaaaaaaatgaagacgTCATCTGTTTCGTATCTCTATTCAGATACAGCCAAGTTGAGCAACTCTGGAATATATCAAGATGTCGTGATCTGTACAtatcaaaaaaatgtttactaCAGGCTTTTTTAAAGACAGGAAGGAAGAACAGTGCTTACTACTGTTCATAAAGTGAACTGGTGGGGAGCACTTGGTTTTAACAGGCTTTGGGTGGAATTCCAAAAACTCCACGTGACTCAGTTTTGTTCTCTTTATCAAAGCCACCCTTGTGCTCAGGCTTCACatggccagcagagggagaggcTGGGATCCTTCACATGGTCTTGCCAGCACTGCGGCGCTACAGTCTTAACTATCAACATGTCTGTCTGTCCTCTGTCCCTAACCTGCTCACACCCTTCTGCTTCTCACACCCTTGTTTTTCTGCCTTATGTGAAATTCACACTGACCCAGCATTTCATTtactacctttttttttttttttttttcttttaggtgTTGAAGGAAAGTTGGATGACATTAATCAGCTAAAGGTGAAAAGCCTGGTTATCGGACCTCTTCATATTGTCTACGCCAACGAGAAGATGACTCTGGACCTTCAAAAAATTAGTCCAGTGTTTGGAAATGCTGAAGATCTCGATAGCTTGTTGAAGGCGGCCCACAAAAAGAGTACGTAATTTtctgatttcagatcagttaCTTGCTAAATCGCTCACACTAAAAGAGTAACTGGTGCTCTGTTCTTTCATTAAGAGTGGTTTCTACTTATTGCTGGATTCTGTACTCTTGAGGACCAGATGTGAGCAAACATTTGCTTTGCTGTTTCTTTCAGGCATTTCTGTGGTGCTTGACCTGACTCCAAACTACGAAGGAAATCCTGTGTGGTTTGACGAAAAAGACCGTAAAGAAATAATGGAAAAAGTCAAGGTAAGCACAcagatttaatatttaattatttgcaGTAATAAGGCATATTAAGCAACATCACTGTCTTTACATGTGATAAACAAATGGCACATTTTTGACTTTTGGCCCCATGGACAGATGATTAAATTGGACATTATATACTGTGGTGTGGATTCGGGTCTTGCTGCCACTGTAGTTAACTTGAATCTGTTCTCTTCCAGGCTGCAGCCGAATACTGGCTGGAAAAGGGTGTTGATGGCATCAAGATATCTGACCTTGGCATTGCCTCCACCAGTCCTGATTGGGCCAAACTGCGGATGGCTGTCCAGGGAAATGGCACTGATGACACCAAGAAGAGGTTAGTGTGGCTGCTATGTTGTGACCTGTGATTCAGCACAAGTAAACAATGCATGCCACTACACAGggtattttattttagattcttAACTTTAGCTAATATCCAGACATATGATAACAAAGTTGTAGGGCTGATCTGTCCTGGAAAGGTAATTTTAAAAGCATCAGTAAAATCAGGTACAGGATACGGTCTTCTGAGAGAACATGGACATGAAATGCAGTCCCATCAACATTCAAGGAAGTGTTTCAAGATGTATAAGAAGTGCAAGTTCTTCACTGACCTGATCCTATTCTCTTTTTTTAGGGCTCTGATGGGTGTGGTCAACAGTATTTCAGCTAATGAGGTGTCTCAGCTAGTCAATGTCTCTGGTGTCGATCTAATCTTGTCCGACCTGCTCAGTAGAAACACGGGAGGTAGGCTGCTACTGTTTGCATAGTAGTGATGATTGTCAGTGGCAATAATCCTAAGTAAATGTCAAAAAGGTGCTTTGTAGATGATTATGGTACCTGAATATCCACAGGTAAAGAGCGCATTAGGGACCTGGAGACCCTCCACTCTGAGCAGAGAAAAATAGGCTGGGGTCTCGGTGCTGCTCAGAAGGACCATCTGTCTAAACGGGCAACGACTCGGGGCCTGATTCGTCTCTACCAGCTTCTGCTCTTCACCTTGCCTGGAACCCCTGTGTTTACCTACGGAGATGAAATTGGCCTTCAGGCAAATCAGATgagcaacaaaacaaaccagaccAGAGAAGCTCCGAAGATGGTTTGGAATGTAGAGAAGGAAGAAACTGACGGTGCTAAGGTAAGTGTGGGTGtgttcagtctgtcactgatCAAGCGTTCATTTGCTTTAAGTGCAGTAAAACATTTTCTTGAATTTCATTTACAGTCTAACCATACTGGATACGCTGAAATAAGGAAGTGGTTCAGATCCCTCAGTGACCTGCGAGGCAAAGAGCGCTCCCTCCTGCACGGCGACTACTACAGTCTCTACAGCTCTGCCAcgtctctctctttccttcGTGTGTGGGATCAGAGCGAGAGATACATAACAGCTGTAAACTGGGGAGATGGTCCCGAGCTGCTGAAATTAAATCTGGCACCTACAGGCAAGTTGCAGTTCAACGGAAATGTCTACTGACGACATCTATTAACTCtgctatttattttaaacttgatgATCTTTGTTTGTGCAGAGGGGGTAGAGCTACCAGAAACGGCCAAGGTGACGCTGTCAACTGGCCAAGAATTTGAGGTGGACTCGACTGTAAACCTGGAAGACCTCACGCTCAAAGCTGGACAAGCACTGCTTCTGCAGTTCCCCTACACGGGCTAAAGATGGCGCCAAAGGATAGGAAAGCTGCATAATGATTAGCGTTGCGCTTATTAAAATCTACCAAATGTAGTTTCTGAATACATTCTTAAGGATTAAAACTGCATTAAGTAGATACATTTCAGTCTGACAGAACATAAATTTAGTGGGTTAAATGAAACatgcagttttaaaatgtttaaaacattAGCTAGTGCAATAACACTACATTGTTCAAATGTGTGAAAGACATTCCATTCCTGGTTCTTTGGGCATTTTTCTTATTAAAAGTTGTGCTGTTTAAGGTTTTTAGAAACCTTAAATTTTCCTTTTTAGTGACTTTATGAATTTTGGGAGAGAGTTTTCGTAACTCGCACAGAAAAAAGAAGTGAAGTTTGGACGCATGATGTTCGAGTCTGTCAAGTGAAAAGAATAAACTGTGTTCTGTACTCAACCGCATATTCGTGTTTGTGTGCAAGACGTCTTTAAGAGTTGTGTTTACGCTGATAATATCACATAAGATATTTACGGTCTTTATGCAGGAGATAATATCAAATGAGACGTTcattgtttttactgcattacaggtatatacagtggcttgcaaaagtattcggcccccttgaactttcccacattttgtcacattacagccacaaacatgaatcaatttcactggaattccacgtgaaagaccaatacaaagtggtgtacacgtgagaagtggaacgaaaatcatacatgattccaaacattttttacaaataactgaaaagtggggtgtgcgtaattattcagccccctgagtcaatactttgtagaaccaccttttgctgcaattacagctgccagtcttttagggtctgtctctaccagctttgcacatctacagactgaaattcttgcccattcttctttgcaaaacagctccagctcagcttgtgaacagcagttttcagatcttgccacagattctcgattggatttagatctggactttgactgggccattctaacacatggatatgttttgttttaaaccgttccattgttgccctggctttgtttagggtcgttgtcctgctggaaggtgaacctccgccccagtctcaagtctcttgcagactccaagaggttttcttccaagattgccctgtatttggctccatccatcttcccatcaactctgaccagcttccctgtccctgctgaagggaagcacccccagagcatgatgctgccaccaccatatttgacagtggggatggtgtgttcagagtgatgtgcagtgttagttttccaccacacatagcgttttgcattttggccaaaaagttccattttggtctcatctgaccagagcaccttcttccacatgtttgctgtgtcccccacatggcttgtggcaaactgcaaacgggacttcttatggttttctgttaacaatggctttcttcttgccactcttccataaaggccaactttgtgcagtgcacgactaatagttgtcctatggacagattcccccacctgagttgtagatctctgcagctcgtccagagtcaccatgggcctcttggctgcatttctgatcagcgctctccttttttggcctgtgagtttaggtggacggccttgtcttggtaggtttacagttgtgccatactccttccatttctgaatgatcgcttgaacagtgctccgtgggatgttcaaggcttgggaaatctttttgtagcctaagcctgctttaaatttctcaataactttatccctgacctgtctggtgtgttctttggacttcatggtgttgttgctcccaatattctcttagacaacctctgaggccgtcacagagcagctgtatttgtactgacattagattacacacaggtgcactctatttagtcatcacctgggtgtaatgtttttcagctaaaaagaaacatgatatGACTCCTGCCTAACGATATAAGAGTAACtaaaggttaaatgcagctaatatgtcctgttttaagccaggaaCTTACACCTTCGCTCTGttgcgtctcagccaccatcgctctggcagcaacagcGCTACAGCGATAGTAGGGGAgagccgagctggaacaaaccattttgggggggggttatctatatttttgttgttaaaatgttatgtctcaaccaagtactgtacggtttttatatttttagcaatgtgtcacacagacagcaaacattgtccaaaaaaagtaagaaatcttcgggggtgcttcagcccattttgggggtgctgaagcacccccaaaatgggctaaaatcgcccctgccTGGGTGTAAGGTTTTTCAGCTAGAAAGAAACATGGTccgactcctacctaactatataaagagtaactgaaggtgaaatgcagctaatatgtcctgttttaagacaggcacttacacctccgctctgctgcgtctcagccaagtcgctctggcagcaacggcGCTAGAGCCAGAGCAGgggagaggcgagctggaacaaaccattttgggagggggggggttatctatacttttgttgttaaaatgttacgtctcaaccaagcactgaatgctttttatatttttagtagtgtgtcacacaaacagcaaatattgtcaaaaaagtaagaaatcttcgggggtgctttgattcattttgggagtgctgaagcacccccaaaaatgggctaaaatcgcccctggcggcagtgttgccaacttagcgactttgtcgctatatttagcgagttttcagacctcttagcgactttttttctaaaaagcgactagcgacaaatctggcgactttttctggtattattggagacttatttatgacgactttttgacgtgaaaacgcgtatcgctcttactctcaacaagcagcggtgctgccgtgggcacctcacCCGTGCCAAAGCactcacaggcggaggatagtcctcccccagctgctatcagggcaggagatgttcacaTCTATGCCTCCAaacggcaaatgaatcgcgcatgagcgaagccgctgctgcCGCACTGACTGTaccgcagtcagttcttcttttactgttatgttgttttgtggatcacaaggtttaaaactacttataaacacactcacacacacaaagtaactccaccagagtgccaatttcgggtcacttttgccggtccaaacccggataaaggagcagggttggaattgtgatattaaaaaacaataattactaaaagaaatttaatttgtagttctaaataaattataactgcatttaggacgt
It includes:
- the slc3a2a gene encoding solute carrier family 3 member 2a, translated to MNKDTEIDMKEVELNELDPEKQPMTGDGQAPGGEKNGSVKLKVPDDEVTFTGLSKEELMKVAGTPGWVRTRWVLLVLFWLGWIGMLAGAIVIIVQAPRCKSIPEMNWWNEGPLYQITDLEAFSEGLKGVEGKLDDINQLKVKSLVIGPLHIVYANEKMTLDLQKISPVFGNAEDLDSLLKAAHKKSISVVLDLTPNYEGNPVWFDEKDRKEIMEKVKAAAEYWLEKGVDGIKISDLGIASTSPDWAKLRMAVQGNGTDDTKKRALMGVVNSISANEVSQLVNVSGVDLILSDLLSRNTGGKERIRDLETLHSEQRKIGWGLGAAQKDHLSKRATTRGLIRLYQLLLFTLPGTPVFTYGDEIGLQANQMSNKTNQTREAPKMVWNVEKEETDGAKSNHTGYAEIRKWFRSLSDLRGKERSLLHGDYYSLYSSATSLSFLRVWDQSERYITAVNWGDGPELLKLNLAPTEGVELPETAKVTLSTGQEFEVDSTVNLEDLTLKAGQALLLQFPYTG